The following coding sequences lie in one Arthrobacter sp. SLBN-122 genomic window:
- a CDS encoding cyclase yields the protein MTVAHILHRVADYDAWRKVYDSVGDMQKDGGVTRESVHRMIDDPNNVLVIHHFDSLETARAFLGRSDLRDAMHRSGVQGEPRIELFE from the coding sequence ATGACTGTTGCCCATATCCTTCACCGTGTTGCCGACTACGACGCGTGGCGCAAAGTTTACGACTCGGTCGGTGACATGCAGAAAGACGGCGGGGTGACCCGGGAATCGGTCCACCGTATGATCGACGATCCGAACAATGTCCTCGTCATTCATCATTTCGATAGCCTGGAGACCGCAAGGGCGTTCCTCGGCAGAAGTGACCTCAGGGATGCCATGCACCGCAGCGGTGTCCAGGGAGAACCGCGCATCGAGCTCTTCGAATAA
- a CDS encoding SDR family oxidoreductase yields MSSFNQAVVLVTGANGGIGSHFVHDALERGAGKVYATARNPRDWEDDRIVPLALDVTDPASIEAAAQAAGDVTVLINNAGASVATPGILSHTDAEIRNNVETNFLGPLFLARAFAPILSAKANPMIIDIHSAMSWYAVGGIYSATKAALWSATNSLRLELAPKGVHVVGAHVGYVDTAMAGNTTDPKMDPADFVRTVMDGVEAGEYEVLADETSVQLKAQLSAPIEATYPQLANTGA; encoded by the coding sequence ATGTCCTCATTCAACCAAGCAGTCGTCCTGGTCACCGGTGCAAACGGCGGTATCGGCTCGCACTTCGTCCACGACGCCCTCGAGAGGGGCGCGGGCAAGGTCTACGCCACCGCCCGTAACCCCCGCGACTGGGAGGACGACCGCATCGTTCCGCTTGCACTCGACGTCACAGATCCCGCTTCCATCGAGGCCGCGGCCCAGGCAGCCGGCGATGTGACGGTGTTGATCAATAATGCCGGAGCCAGCGTGGCCACTCCGGGCATCCTCAGCCACACCGACGCAGAGATTCGGAACAACGTCGAGACAAATTTCCTCGGCCCGCTGTTCCTCGCCCGCGCATTCGCGCCGATCCTGTCCGCAAAGGCGAACCCAATGATCATCGACATCCACTCGGCAATGAGCTGGTATGCGGTGGGCGGCATTTACAGCGCAACCAAGGCTGCGCTCTGGTCGGCCACCAACTCGCTTCGCCTGGAGCTCGCCCCCAAGGGGGTCCATGTCGTGGGCGCCCACGTGGGATACGTCGACACAGCGATGGCCGGCAACACCACTGATCCCAAAATGGATCCAGCCGATTTCGTCCGGACCGTCATGGATGGGGTTGAAGCCGGCGAATACGAGGTTCTTGCCGACGAAACCTCCGTGCAGCTCAAGGCGCAGCTTAGCGCCCCCATTGAGGCTACGTACCCACAGCTGGCGAACACCGGGGCGTAG